The following proteins come from a genomic window of Oricola thermophila:
- a CDS encoding four-carbon acid sugar kinase family protein: MSERMLISYYGDDFTGSTDVMEALSANGVPTVLFTRIPESQERLRFSGYRAVGLAGQSRSRPPDWMDRMLPQAFDWLRSLGAGFCHYKICSTFDSAPGRGSIGRAIEIGLRTFGQHRTALIVGAPQLGRYTFAGHLFATYRDSVFRIDRHPVMSRHPATPMNESDLLVHLGAQTDLPSTLLDQLGPTGPIADDNRIVLIDVHDNATQARAGALVADPANALGPFIVGSSGVEYALLSAWRDAGLIGKPGTHEPATPKDRIAVVSGSCSETTERQIRAAEQNGFAAISVDYGRIASGEGLEHERARALDGAAKALRSGLSPIVHTALGPQSVATSDGTVGDDTSERVGRFLGALLDTLRREFSLDRLVIAGGDTSSTALGELDVVALTLRHPIAASPGSPLCNAWTRSPGDTFEIALKGGQIGNDDYFMRLRDGMV; the protein is encoded by the coding sequence ATGAGCGAAAGAATGCTGATTTCCTACTACGGAGACGACTTCACCGGCTCCACGGATGTCATGGAGGCGCTGTCGGCGAATGGCGTGCCAACAGTGCTCTTCACGCGAATACCCGAATCGCAAGAGCGGTTGCGGTTCAGCGGGTACCGCGCGGTCGGCCTTGCCGGTCAGAGCAGGAGCCGTCCTCCCGATTGGATGGACAGAATGCTGCCGCAGGCATTCGACTGGCTGCGCTCGCTCGGGGCGGGATTTTGCCACTACAAGATTTGCTCGACCTTCGACAGCGCTCCGGGACGAGGATCGATCGGCCGGGCGATAGAAATCGGTCTGCGGACCTTCGGCCAGCACAGAACCGCCCTCATTGTCGGCGCGCCGCAACTGGGGCGATACACATTTGCCGGTCACCTGTTCGCAACCTACCGCGACAGCGTCTTCCGCATCGACCGCCATCCGGTCATGTCCCGCCATCCCGCAACTCCGATGAACGAATCCGACCTACTCGTTCACCTCGGCGCGCAAACAGACCTTCCATCAACATTGCTCGACCAGCTCGGACCGACAGGCCCAATCGCGGACGATAACCGTATCGTGCTCATCGATGTGCATGACAACGCGACACAGGCGCGGGCTGGTGCCCTGGTTGCCGATCCCGCCAATGCACTCGGTCCTTTCATTGTCGGCTCTTCCGGCGTGGAATATGCACTATTGAGTGCATGGCGGGATGCCGGCTTGATCGGGAAACCAGGCACCCACGAGCCAGCGACGCCGAAAGACCGGATCGCTGTCGTTTCCGGCAGTTGTTCCGAAACTACCGAGCGCCAGATCCGCGCGGCCGAACAGAACGGGTTTGCCGCGATATCCGTGGACTATGGGCGCATAGCCTCCGGCGAAGGCCTGGAACACGAACGCGCACGTGCGCTTGACGGCGCGGCGAAAGCCCTACGGTCCGGGCTCAGTCCGATAGTCCACACCGCACTCGGGCCGCAAAGCGTGGCCACATCTGACGGCACGGTCGGCGACGACACAAGCGAACGCGTCGGCCGGTTCCTCGGCGCCTTGCTGGACACATTGCGCCGGGAGTTCTCGCTGGACCGATTGGTCATCGCGGGCGGCGACACGTCGAGCACGGCGCTCGGAGAACTCGACGTTGTCGCATTGACGCTGCGCCATCCGATCGCCGCGTCGCCAGGTTCTCCACTTTGCAACGCATGGACAAGGTCCCCCGGAGACACGTTCGAGATCGCCCTCAAGGGAGGCCAGATCGGAAACGACGACTACTTCATGCGGCTACGCGACGGGATGGTATGA
- a CDS encoding GntR family transcriptional regulator — protein MNELALTPIDTSAISATEKVFRSLYDAVVSLRLPPGTKVSETEVAGQLGVSRQPVRDAFFRLSKLGFLSIRPQRATLIRPISERAVLDALFTRTAIEVECLRLAIKRLDDTGLARLRDNLAEQADALRCGLRAEFHALDEALHETICDIAGHRHAWTLILEQKAHMDRVRFMTLSEGRRHRVLAEHKAIITAVEQRDPSEAERRLRDHIGDIRTVLAAARIQYPDYFEVHD, from the coding sequence GTGAACGAACTCGCACTCACCCCCATCGATACTTCGGCGATTTCGGCGACCGAAAAGGTGTTCCGGTCGCTCTATGATGCCGTTGTTTCTCTAAGACTTCCCCCGGGAACGAAGGTTTCGGAAACCGAGGTCGCGGGGCAGCTTGGTGTTTCACGTCAGCCTGTGCGCGATGCTTTCTTTCGTTTGTCCAAGCTCGGCTTTCTGTCGATCAGGCCCCAGCGCGCAACGCTGATCAGGCCGATCTCGGAGAGGGCGGTTCTGGACGCATTGTTCACGCGGACGGCGATTGAGGTCGAGTGCCTTCGGCTCGCCATCAAGCGGCTCGACGACACCGGCTTGGCCCGGTTGCGGGACAACCTTGCTGAGCAGGCGGACGCGCTGCGCTGTGGTCTTCGGGCGGAGTTCCACGCATTGGATGAGGCGCTGCACGAGACCATTTGCGACATTGCTGGGCACCGCCATGCCTGGACGCTGATACTGGAGCAAAAGGCTCACATGGACCGAGTGCGTTTCATGACCCTGTCCGAGGGGCGCAGGCACCGTGTTCTGGCGGAACACAAAGCCATTATAACGGCTGTCGAGCAGCGGGATCCTTCGGAGGCGGAGCGGCGATTGCGCGATCATATCGGCGATATTCGCACAGTCCTCGCGGCTGCACGTATTCAATACCCCGACTACTTTGAGGTGCATGACTGA
- the uxaC gene encoding glucuronate isomerase has product MPLTDPNRLFPTEPKLRDLARALHESIQNLPIISPHGHCDPRWFAENERFPNPAELFVIPDHYVFRMLVSQGVDMTELGVPRIDGGATETDPRKIWRLFAANYHLFRGTPSAMWLDHSFEHVFGLEVPLSAETADHYHDRIEACLAHDDFRPRALFDRFNIEVLATTESPLDDLKWHRRIHESGWNGRVITTYRPDDVVDPEFEGFARNVALLGELTGEDTSTWKGYLNAHRARRAYFREFGATATDHGHATARTENLSAIDAEALFQKALAGRCTAEEADAFRGQMLTEMARMSIEDGMTLQIHPGARRNHNREVFHRHGRDKGFDIPGRTDFVGALKPLLDAVGLERGLTVILFTLDETTYGRELAPLAGAYPCLKLGPPWWFFDSYEGIRRFREATTETCGFYNTVGFNDDTRAFCSIPARHDVARRSDCAYLATLVGTGRMRESEAFEVARDLAYGLVKDAYCL; this is encoded by the coding sequence ATGCCCCTTACCGATCCGAACCGCCTGTTCCCGACCGAGCCGAAATTGCGGGATCTAGCCCGGGCGCTCCATGAGAGCATCCAGAATCTGCCCATCATTAGCCCACATGGCCACTGCGATCCCCGATGGTTCGCCGAGAACGAGCGCTTCCCGAACCCGGCGGAACTTTTCGTCATACCGGATCACTACGTATTCCGAATGCTTGTCAGCCAAGGCGTCGACATGACCGAGCTCGGCGTGCCGCGCATCGACGGCGGCGCGACCGAGACAGACCCCCGCAAGATCTGGCGGTTGTTCGCAGCGAATTACCACCTGTTCCGCGGCACGCCTTCGGCAATGTGGCTCGATCATTCCTTCGAACATGTATTCGGCCTCGAGGTACCGTTGTCCGCCGAAACGGCAGATCACTACCATGACAGAATCGAAGCTTGCCTAGCCCATGACGATTTCCGCCCCCGCGCGCTGTTCGACCGGTTCAACATCGAGGTTCTGGCCACGACCGAGAGTCCGCTGGACGATCTGAAATGGCATCGCCGCATTCACGAGAGCGGATGGAATGGCAGGGTCATCACGACCTATCGCCCCGATGATGTTGTCGACCCCGAGTTCGAGGGATTTGCCCGGAATGTTGCCCTGCTGGGGGAACTCACCGGCGAAGACACTAGCACCTGGAAGGGATACCTGAACGCGCACCGCGCACGGCGAGCCTATTTCCGTGAATTCGGCGCAACCGCTACCGACCACGGTCACGCAACGGCGCGCACCGAGAACCTTTCGGCAATTGATGCCGAAGCACTGTTCCAGAAGGCACTCGCAGGGCGATGCACCGCCGAAGAGGCCGATGCCTTCCGGGGACAAATGCTGACCGAAATGGCGCGCATGAGCATCGAGGACGGCATGACACTGCAGATCCATCCCGGAGCGCGTCGCAACCACAACCGCGAGGTCTTTCACCGGCACGGGCGCGACAAAGGCTTCGACATTCCGGGCCGCACGGACTTCGTTGGCGCACTCAAACCACTTCTGGACGCGGTGGGGCTGGAGCGCGGTCTCACCGTGATTCTGTTCACGTTGGACGAGACCACCTATGGCCGAGAACTCGCGCCTCTGGCCGGAGCCTACCCCTGTCTGAAGCTTGGCCCGCCATGGTGGTTCTTCGACAGCTATGAGGGCATCCGCCGATTTCGCGAGGCCACCACCGAAACCTGCGGCTTCTACAATACGGTCGGATTCAACGACGACACCCGGGCGTTTTGTTCGATCCCCGCGCGGCACGACGTCGCCCGTCGATCCGACTGTGCCTATCTGGCGACGCTCGTGGGTACGGGACGCATGCGGGAGAGCGAAGCATTCGAGGTCGCACGCGACCTCGCATACGGACTGGTCAAGGACGCCTATTGCCTTTGA
- a CDS encoding TRAP transporter large permease subunit, whose product MTSSSGIGLCTPSAGAVLFVGRAAGQTTATRTIRTTWPFHPASVGTLLLVTFVPALSLWLPSIMR is encoded by the coding sequence ATGACCTCCAGTTCCGGCATCGGGCTTTGTACTCCGTCGGCAGGCGCTGTCCTGTTCGTCGGGCGTGCGGCCGGCCAGACCACGGCAACACGGACCATCCGCACGACATGGCCGTTCCATCCGGCAAGCGTCGGGACGCTGCTGCTTGTCACATTTGTGCCGGCGCTTTCGCTGTGGCTGCCATCGATCATGCGATAG
- a CDS encoding cupin domain-containing protein → MQTRTFPQVEADTGVTRQVLADSPELMVVAFTFEKGARGRRHSHPHVQSTYVERGLFRFFLGEEAFDVGPGDSFVIPSGAEHGCECLQAGRLIDTFTPRRDDFL, encoded by the coding sequence ATGCAAACAAGGACCTTTCCCCAGGTCGAAGCCGATACCGGCGTGACGCGCCAGGTGCTCGCCGACAGTCCCGAACTGATGGTCGTAGCCTTCACGTTCGAGAAAGGCGCTCGCGGCAGACGCCACAGCCATCCGCATGTCCAGTCGACTTACGTGGAACGTGGCCTGTTTCGCTTTTTCCTCGGTGAGGAAGCCTTCGACGTGGGACCGGGCGACAGCTTTGTCATCCCCTCCGGCGCGGAACACGGATGCGAATGCCTGCAAGCCGGTCGCCTGATTGACACCTTCACCCCGCGCCGCGACGACTTTCTCTGA
- the kduI gene encoding 5-dehydro-4-deoxy-D-glucuronate isomerase has product MLKTETRYAIDPESAKNFDTTRLRDHFHVGDLFRPGEIRLVYTHYDRLILGSAVPSGGQLTLEQMPETGTPGFLDRREAAILNIGEPGTVTVDGESHTIDTGEVLYIGMGSGPITFAGAGRYYVLSAPAHRKCPTRLIRKEDARRVEMGASETVNERVIIQFLHPEVCESCQLLMGYTQFAPGSIWNTMPAHLHDRRMEAYLYFDLPEDARVFHFMGRPDETRHIVMANEEAVISPPWSIHCGAGTASYTFCWAMAGDNIDFTDMDMVAMEALR; this is encoded by the coding sequence ATGCTCAAGACCGAGACCCGCTACGCCATTGATCCCGAATCCGCAAAGAACTTCGACACCACCCGGCTTCGCGACCATTTCCACGTCGGAGACCTTTTCCGCCCCGGCGAAATCCGGCTCGTCTATACCCACTACGACCGGCTGATCCTCGGCTCGGCAGTGCCGTCCGGCGGCCAACTGACACTCGAACAAATGCCGGAAACAGGCACACCCGGCTTTCTCGACCGGCGCGAGGCCGCTATCCTGAATATCGGCGAGCCGGGTACCGTGACGGTCGATGGCGAATCCCATACGATCGATACCGGCGAAGTGCTCTATATCGGCATGGGATCGGGACCGATCACGTTCGCCGGCGCGGGCCGCTACTACGTGCTCTCGGCGCCGGCACATCGCAAATGCCCAACCCGCCTCATCCGGAAGGAGGATGCGCGACGTGTCGAGATGGGTGCATCGGAAACCGTCAACGAAAGGGTCATCATCCAGTTTCTGCACCCGGAGGTCTGCGAAAGCTGTCAGTTGCTGATGGGCTACACGCAGTTCGCGCCCGGCTCCATCTGGAACACCATGCCGGCCCACCTTCATGACCGCCGCATGGAAGCCTATCTCTACTTCGATCTGCCGGAGGATGCGCGGGTGTTTCACTTCATGGGGCGCCCGGACGAGACCCGGCACATCGTGATGGCAAACGAGGAGGCGGTGATTTCGCCGCCATGGTCGATCCACTGCGGCGCCGGCACGGCTTCGTACACCTTCTGCTGGGCGATGGCCGGAGACAATATCGATTTCACCGACATGGACATGGTCGCAATGGAGGCGCTTCGATGA
- the kduD gene encoding 2-dehydro-3-deoxy-D-gluconate 5-dehydrogenase KduD has protein sequence MNSAFQLNGKRALVSGANTGIGQAIAIGLAEAGAHVVAAGRSPCDETVDRIRGAGGSAEAFMLDLSDPAGAASRLTEAGELDLLVNNAGIIRRAESVDYTEADWDAVMDVNLKAVFMLSQSFAREVFARGSEGRIVNIASLLSFQGGIRVPAYTASKHGVAGLTRILANEWTARGINVNAVAPGYIATNNTAALRADEKRNAEILSRIPAGRWGEPSDIAGAVTFLCAPAAKYVSGAVLNVDGGWLAR, from the coding sequence ATGAATTCCGCATTCCAGCTCAACGGCAAGCGCGCCCTGGTCTCGGGCGCCAATACCGGCATCGGGCAGGCCATCGCGATCGGCCTTGCGGAGGCCGGCGCACATGTAGTCGCCGCCGGTCGCTCGCCATGCGACGAAACGGTCGATCGTATCAGGGGCGCGGGCGGAAGCGCCGAGGCATTCATGCTCGACCTCTCCGATCCGGCTGGCGCAGCGTCACGGCTGACCGAGGCGGGGGAACTGGACCTGCTGGTGAACAATGCCGGCATCATCCGACGGGCGGAATCCGTGGACTACACGGAGGCGGACTGGGACGCAGTGATGGACGTGAACCTCAAGGCCGTGTTCATGCTCTCCCAAAGTTTCGCCCGGGAGGTCTTTGCACGCGGGTCCGAGGGGCGGATTGTCAACATCGCCTCGCTGCTCAGTTTCCAGGGAGGGATACGGGTTCCTGCCTACACCGCGTCCAAGCACGGGGTGGCGGGGCTGACCAGGATACTCGCCAATGAATGGACCGCACGCGGCATCAACGTCAACGCGGTGGCTCCGGGATACATCGCAACCAACAACACCGCGGCATTGCGCGCCGACGAGAAGCGAAACGCCGAAATCCTCTCGCGCATCCCGGCCGGGCGCTGGGGCGAGCCGTCGGACATAGCCGGCGCGGTCACGTTCCTTTGCGCGCCGGCGGCGAAATACGTCTCGGGTGCAGTGCTGAATGTCGACGGAGGCTGGCTTGCCCGATAA
- a CDS encoding mannitol dehydrogenase family protein, with amino-acid sequence MSTEAGLPDKPRLKRSGRAPRTGILHLGPGAFFRAFNAVYTDEAMATAGGDWGITAVSLRSPTVRDQLAPQDCVYTSVARSPDGDRPKIVGAINRVLVAPEAQEAVIAAMADPAVRIVSMTITEKGYCHEPATGRLNADHPDITHDLAHPATPRSAAGFIVAALKRRRANGSPPFTVLSCDNLPSNGRLAQSVVLEFAERVDPKLADWISAQVPFPATMVDRITPATTEGDITRLAEEAGYCDRACVVHEPFRQWVIEDRFAAGRPAWEEAGAQFVDDVEAHELMKLRCLNGTHSALAYLGYLAGFETIADTVADGDFSRYCENLWTAEIVPTIPTPQGENLHVYCATLMQRYRNPAIQHRTWQIAMDGSQKLPQRILGTIRDNLEADRVPTGLCLAVAGWMRYVGGVDENGSSIDVQDPLADRLRAASDSATDPEGKVAALLAIEEVFDPALAADPHFREAVVRAYSALAERGSAASVREAAK; translated from the coding sequence ATGTCGACGGAGGCTGGCTTGCCCGATAAGCCAAGGCTGAAACGCTCGGGACGGGCTCCGCGTACGGGCATCCTCCACCTCGGTCCCGGCGCCTTCTTTCGCGCGTTCAACGCGGTCTACACCGACGAGGCAATGGCGACCGCGGGCGGCGATTGGGGAATTACCGCCGTTAGTCTCAGGAGCCCCACGGTGCGTGACCAGCTCGCGCCACAGGACTGCGTCTATACCTCCGTCGCACGTAGCCCCGACGGGGACCGACCGAAAATCGTTGGCGCGATCAACCGGGTTCTTGTCGCGCCGGAAGCCCAAGAGGCGGTAATAGCAGCGATGGCCGATCCCGCGGTGCGTATCGTCTCAATGACAATCACCGAGAAAGGCTATTGCCACGAACCGGCCACCGGACGGCTCAATGCGGATCATCCGGACATCACCCACGATCTCGCGCATCCCGCCACTCCGCGATCGGCTGCAGGCTTCATCGTCGCCGCCCTTAAACGCCGCAGAGCCAACGGATCACCCCCTTTCACCGTTCTGTCCTGCGACAACCTGCCCTCGAACGGACGGCTCGCGCAAAGCGTTGTGCTCGAATTCGCCGAAAGGGTCGATCCCAAGCTCGCCGATTGGATATCCGCACAGGTCCCCTTCCCCGCCACGATGGTGGACCGAATCACGCCTGCAACGACCGAGGGGGACATCACTCGCCTGGCCGAAGAAGCCGGTTACTGCGACCGGGCCTGCGTGGTGCACGAGCCTTTCCGCCAATGGGTCATAGAAGATCGCTTCGCGGCCGGACGCCCCGCTTGGGAAGAAGCAGGCGCGCAATTTGTCGACGATGTCGAAGCACATGAACTGATGAAGCTCAGATGCCTGAACGGCACTCATTCAGCTTTGGCATACCTGGGGTACCTAGCCGGGTTCGAAACCATTGCGGATACCGTGGCTGACGGCGATTTTTCCCGCTACTGCGAAAATCTCTGGACCGCGGAGATCGTGCCCACCATTCCGACTCCACAGGGCGAGAATCTCCATGTCTATTGCGCCACGCTGATGCAACGCTATCGCAATCCGGCCATCCAGCACAGGACCTGGCAAATTGCCATGGACGGCAGCCAGAAGCTGCCACAGCGCATCCTTGGCACGATCCGCGACAATCTTGAAGCCGACCGGGTCCCGACAGGCCTCTGCCTCGCAGTGGCGGGCTGGATGCGCTATGTCGGCGGCGTTGACGAGAACGGCAGCTCGATCGACGTGCAGGATCCGCTAGCGGATCGTTTGCGAGCCGCGTCTGACAGCGCGACAGACCCGGAAGGCAAGGTCGCGGCCCTCCTCGCCATCGAAGAAGTGTTCGATCCCGCCCTCGCCGCAGATCCCCATTTCCGCGAAGCGGTCGTACGCGCCTACTCCGCTTTGGCCGAACGCGGCAGCGCCGCGTCAGTAAGGGAAGCAGCGAAATGA